The proteins below come from a single Papaver somniferum cultivar HN1 chromosome 11, ASM357369v1, whole genome shotgun sequence genomic window:
- the LOC113320255 gene encoding uncharacterized protein LOC113320255 gives MSRVVRFNKAHKGVMVNYSGRCVTALVFKLGNPMMLLRNSSIAFMWVLGVEISAIYKLWRKRLQGSVIWSRLILQVICIQESCAAREPFDRLSLSIRFNFSGSPILQLRGGSEKSLMVCVAANKYGGESQILSRRFTCNFVFISLSASKSCHESLPQGIKFCLLNLVLWSIACSDVFTWFSTALPEEPRSTVCSRNECCSGLEEFLVVKIEVMLVLVNGDVCSYGYLRWKSRLFLPGLWSVQKFTYQFSALTKN, from the coding sequence ATGTCTAGAGTGGTGAGGTTTAACAAAGCACATAAAGGGGTAATGGTCAACTACAGTGGCAGGTGTGTTACTGCACTTGTTTTCAAACTGGGGAACCCAATGATGTTGCTAAGGAATAGCTCAATTGCATTTATGTGGGTTCTAGGGGTTGAGATTAGTGCTATTTACAAGTTATGGCGTAAGAGATTACAGGGTTCAGTTATATGGTCTAGGTTGATACTTCAAGTGATATGTATTCAGGAATCTTGTGCTGCGAGGGAACCATTTGATCGACTATCTCTTAGTATTAGATTCAATTTCAGTGGTTCTCCAATCTTGCAGTTGAGAGGTGGTTCAGAAAAATCTTTGATGGTCTGTGTTGCTGCAAATAAATATGGTGGTGAGTCACAGATTCTCTCAAGGAGATTTACATGcaattttgtgtttatttctCTTAGTGCCAGCAAATCTTGTCATGAATCTTTGCCGCAGGGGATCAAATTTTGCTTGCTTAATCTCGTGTTGTGGAGTATAGCATGTAGTGATGTTTTCACTTGGTTTTCCACTGCGCTACCAGAAGAACCTAGATCTACAGTTTGCAGTCGTAATGAATGTTGTTCCGGTTTGGAAGAGTTTCTGGTAGTGAAAATCGAAGTGATGCTTGTTCTGGTTAATGGTGATGTATGCTCTTATGGATACTTGAGGTGGAAATCCAGATTGTTTCTACCTGGATTATGGAGTGTGCAAAAGTTCACTTATCAGTTTTCAGCTTTGACAAAAAATTGA